The Stutzerimonas stutzeri DNA window CTGCCGCCAGGGCACACCGCCGCAGGGTCCCAGCACCACGCTGGAACAACGTTTCGTGGACGAAAAAGCATGACCGACAAGCAGCCGCGCCAAGCCATCGCCCTGAGCTACGACGGCGTCAACGCGCCGAGCCTCAGCGCTAAGGGTGACGATGAGTTGGCCGAGGCGATTCTTGCGATCGCTCGGGAACATGAAGTGCCGATCTACGAGAACGCCGACCTGGTAAAACTGCTGGCGAGACTGGAGCTGGGCGACGAGATTCCCGAGGCCCTGTACCGGACCATCGCCGAGAT harbors:
- a CDS encoding EscU/YscU/HrcU family type III secretion system export apparatus switch protein, yielding MTDKQPRQAIALSYDGVNAPSLSAKGDDELAEAILAIAREHEVPIYENADLVKLLARLELGDEIPEALYRTIAEIIAFAWYLKGKCPPGFQAASDSGSAANLPLLSGPGH